One region of Hoeflea sp. 108 genomic DNA includes:
- a CDS encoding ABC transporter permease: MLVFVIGRIANAIMVMLAVAMLAFLIFRLAGDPVELMVTEQTTQADRDALRERLGLNDSVATQFVHFVGNAARGDFGISYRNGQDVLKLIGERFPATLELVLVATLISLFVGLPLGVLTAIKRGRWYTEALQFLSIVGVSLPSFVVGILLILVFSVILGWSPSFGRGEVVQLGWWSTGLLTPSGRAALILPAIALSLYQITLIMRLVRAEMLEVLRSDYIKFARARGIPRWRVYFRHALRNCLMPVVTMTAMNIGSLIAFALITETVFQWPGMGMLFIQAVTFLDIPVMAAYLCIISFIFVALNTLVDITYAVIDPRLRGSH; encoded by the coding sequence ATGCTGGTTTTCGTTATCGGCCGCATTGCCAATGCCATCATGGTCATGCTTGCGGTCGCCATGCTCGCCTTCCTGATCTTCCGTCTTGCCGGCGATCCGGTTGAACTCATGGTCACCGAACAGACGACGCAGGCCGACCGCGATGCTCTGCGCGAACGCCTCGGCCTCAACGACAGCGTCGCGACGCAGTTCGTGCACTTCGTCGGCAATGCGGCGCGCGGCGATTTCGGCATCTCCTACCGCAACGGCCAGGACGTGCTGAAACTGATCGGCGAACGCTTCCCGGCAACGCTCGAGCTGGTGCTGGTGGCAACGCTGATCTCGCTGTTCGTCGGGCTGCCGCTCGGTGTGCTGACGGCCATCAAGCGCGGGCGATGGTACACGGAGGCGCTGCAATTCCTGTCGATCGTCGGCGTATCGCTGCCCAGCTTCGTCGTCGGCATCCTGCTCATCCTCGTGTTCTCCGTTATCCTGGGCTGGTCGCCGTCCTTCGGTCGCGGCGAGGTCGTGCAGTTGGGCTGGTGGTCGACGGGCCTGTTGACGCCTTCGGGACGCGCGGCGCTGATCCTTCCTGCCATCGCGCTGTCGCTCTACCAGATCACGCTGATCATGCGGCTGGTGCGTGCCGAGATGCTGGAAGTGCTGCGCTCCGACTACATCAAGTTCGCTCGCGCCCGGGGCATTCCGCGCTGGCGCGTCTATTTCCGCCATGCATTGCGCAACTGCCTGATGCCCGTCGTGACCATGACGGCGATGAACATCGGCTCGCTGATCGCCTTTGCGCTGATCACCGAGACCGTTTTCCAGTGGCCGGGCATGGGCATGCTGTTCATTCAGGCGGTCACCTTCCTCGATATCCCTGTGATGGCAGCCTATCTCTGCATCATCTCCTTCATCTTCGTCGCGCTGAACACGCTGGTCGACATCACCTATGCGGTGATCGATCCGCGCCTGCGTGGCTCGCACTGA
- a CDS encoding bifunctional rhamnulose-1-phosphate aldolase/short-chain dehydrogenase: protein MLDINSTRLANLWDDAKAAAMGESERLVYRSNILGSDKRVTNYGGGNTSSKILQKDPLTGVEVEVLWVKGSGGDSASIKLDGFATLYMDKLRALKGLYRGLAHEDEMVGYLPHCTFNLNPRAASIDTPLHAYVPRAYVDHMHPDAIIAIAAAKDSEALTAKIFGDEIGWLPWKRPGFELGLWLEKFCLENPKAKGVVLESHGLFTWGDTPKECYTTTIDTINKAIGWFEGATKGKAVFGGAVATSLSSGERRAVAARLMPRIRGMVSQQGVRKLGHFDDSDAVLEFVNSHHLRGLAALGTSCPDHFLRTKIRPLVIDFNPAKPDVDAVVAALPKALDDYRAGYQAYYDRCKHADSPAVRDANAVVYLMPGVGMFTFAADKATARISAEFYVNAINVMRGASAVSTYVGLPEQEAFDIEYWLLEEAKLQRMPKPKSLAGQIAFVTGGAGGIGKATAVRLLREGACVVIADIDETALSTAHEELGKVFGTDFVHPVRLDVTDEAGVASAYADSSVEFGGVDILVSNAGISSSAPIEDTELSMWNRNMDILAKGYFLVSREAFRTFKQQQIGGNIVFIASKNGLAASPNAAAYCTAKAAEIHLARCLALEGAEHQIRVNTVNPDAVLRGSKIWTGEWREQRAAAYAMQPDELEEHYRKRSMLKRSVFPEDIAEAVYFLASDMSAKSTGNIINVDAGNAQSFTR, encoded by the coding sequence ATGCTCGATATCAATTCCACGCGGCTTGCCAATCTGTGGGACGACGCGAAGGCAGCGGCCATGGGCGAGTCCGAACGGCTGGTCTACCGCTCCAACATCCTGGGCTCGGACAAGCGCGTCACCAATTATGGCGGCGGCAACACCTCGTCCAAGATCTTGCAGAAGGACCCGCTGACGGGCGTCGAGGTCGAGGTGCTGTGGGTGAAGGGATCGGGCGGCGACAGCGCGTCGATCAAGCTCGATGGTTTCGCCACGCTCTACATGGACAAGCTCAGGGCGCTGAAGGGCCTCTATCGCGGCCTCGCGCATGAGGACGAGATGGTCGGCTACCTGCCGCATTGCACCTTCAATCTCAACCCGCGCGCGGCGTCCATCGACACTCCGCTTCATGCCTATGTTCCAAGGGCTTACGTCGACCATATGCATCCGGATGCAATCATCGCGATTGCGGCTGCGAAGGATTCTGAGGCGCTGACCGCAAAAATATTCGGTGACGAGATCGGCTGGCTGCCGTGGAAGCGGCCGGGTTTCGAACTCGGGCTCTGGCTGGAAAAGTTCTGCCTTGAGAACCCCAAGGCCAAAGGCGTCGTGCTCGAAAGCCATGGCCTGTTCACCTGGGGCGACACCCCCAAGGAGTGCTACACCACCACCATCGACACCATCAACAAGGCGATCGGCTGGTTCGAGGGTGCAACCAAGGGCAAAGCTGTCTTCGGCGGGGCGGTCGCGACGTCGCTATCGTCGGGTGAACGCCGGGCCGTTGCAGCGCGGCTGATGCCGCGCATCCGCGGCATGGTCTCGCAGCAGGGCGTGCGCAAGCTCGGTCATTTCGATGATAGCGACGCTGTGTTGGAGTTCGTCAACTCGCATCATCTGCGTGGCCTCGCAGCACTCGGCACGTCATGCCCCGACCATTTCCTGCGCACCAAGATCAGGCCGCTGGTGATCGACTTTAATCCTGCGAAACCCGATGTTGACGCCGTGGTTGCAGCGTTGCCCAAGGCGCTGGATGATTACCGCGCCGGCTACCAGGCCTATTACGACCGCTGCAAGCACGCGGATTCGCCCGCCGTGCGCGACGCGAATGCCGTGGTCTACCTGATGCCTGGAGTCGGTATGTTCACCTTCGCCGCCGACAAGGCGACGGCGCGCATTTCAGCCGAATTCTACGTCAACGCCATCAATGTCATGCGCGGCGCTTCGGCGGTGTCGACCTATGTCGGCCTGCCTGAGCAGGAGGCCTTCGACATCGAGTACTGGCTGCTCGAGGAAGCCAAGCTGCAGCGCATGCCGAAGCCAAAGTCGCTGGCCGGCCAGATCGCTTTTGTCACCGGCGGTGCCGGCGGCATAGGCAAGGCGACCGCCGTCCGGCTTCTGCGCGAAGGCGCTTGCGTTGTCATCGCCGACATCGATGAGACCGCCCTTTCTACCGCGCATGAGGAACTCGGCAAGGTGTTCGGCACGGATTTCGTACACCCGGTTCGCCTCGACGTCACCGATGAGGCCGGCGTGGCGTCGGCCTATGCCGACAGCTCCGTCGAATTCGGCGGCGTCGACATTCTGGTCTCGAATGCCGGCATCTCGTCATCGGCGCCGATCGAGGACACGGAACTCTCCATGTGGAACCGCAACATGGACATCCTCGCCAAGGGCTACTTCCTGGTGTCGCGCGAGGCTTTCCGCACCTTCAAGCAGCAGCAAATCGGCGGCAACATCGTCTTCATCGCCTCGAAGAACGGCCTCGCAGCCTCGCCCAACGCGGCGGCCTACTGCACGGCCAAGGCGGCTGAAATCCATCTCGCGCGCTGCCTGGCACTCGAAGGTGCAGAGCATCAGATCAGGGTCAACACCGTCAATCCCGATGCCGTGCTGCGCGGCTCGAAGATCTGGACTGGCGAATGGCGCGAGCAGCGCGCCGCAGCCTATGCGATGCAGCCGGACGAACTCGAGGAACACTACCGCAAGCGCTCGATGCTGAAGCGCTCTGTGTTCCCCGAGGATATCGCCGAGGCGGTCTACTTCCTCGCCTCCGACATGTCTGCCAAGTCGACCGGCAACATCATCAATGTCGACGCCGGCAACGCCCAGAGTTTTACGCGCTGA
- a CDS encoding DeoR/GlpR family DNA-binding transcription regulator, with translation MNDLVRQRQIVELLRDRPFASVRELQEHLGVSAATVRRDIDKIDEAGGARKVYGGISALDGAAQGTAFARPYDENRDLAVEPKRLIAELAATMVADGDAVIVNGGSTCFHLGVKLADRNVRLFTNSMPLAGYLGEHGKCTLTLAGGELHREPRVIYSPAQPINFYASKFFIGAQGISADGLLESHPLMVRSIQELSRNADQIVVLADSRKFSIHARNIALPLSRLAMLITDDGLSDQHAKMLESAGIALRIASSGGGA, from the coding sequence GTGAACGACTTGGTCCGCCAACGGCAGATCGTCGAGCTTTTGCGTGACCGGCCTTTTGCGTCGGTGCGCGAGTTGCAGGAGCATCTCGGTGTCTCCGCGGCAACCGTGCGGCGCGACATCGACAAGATCGATGAGGCCGGTGGCGCCCGCAAGGTCTATGGCGGCATCTCAGCGCTCGACGGCGCAGCGCAAGGCACGGCTTTTGCGCGTCCCTATGACGAGAACCGCGATCTCGCCGTCGAGCCCAAGCGGCTGATCGCCGAGCTGGCCGCGACCATGGTCGCCGACGGCGACGCGGTCATCGTCAATGGCGGCTCAACCTGCTTCCATCTCGGGGTCAAGCTGGCCGACCGCAATGTCCGCCTGTTCACCAACTCCATGCCGCTCGCCGGTTATCTCGGCGAGCACGGCAAATGCACACTCACGCTCGCTGGCGGCGAGCTGCATCGCGAGCCTCGGGTGATCTACTCGCCGGCACAGCCGATCAATTTTTACGCCTCGAAGTTTTTCATCGGCGCACAGGGCATCAGCGCCGACGGCCTGCTTGAATCGCACCCGCTGATGGTGCGCTCGATCCAGGAACTCAGCCGCAACGCCGACCAGATCGTCGTTCTGGCCGACAGCCGCAAGTTTTCGATCCATGCGCGCAACATCGCCCTGCCGCTGTCGCGCCTGGCCATGCTCATCACCGACGACGGCCTTTCCGACCAGCACGCCAAGATGCTCGAAAGCGCTGGCATAGCGCTGCGCATCGCCTCCAGCGGAGGTGGCGCATGA
- a CDS encoding FGGY family carbohydrate kinase, with the protein MSGALAVFDLGKTNSKLFVFSPDGTLLDERRTKPVWQDFRGRSVLDGDRLFAWMGHELADVAAAHDVTRLMISAHGCAFALVRGDELLHPILDYEQEIPGSVADVIDPILPDFSETYTPWLPLGFSIARHIYWLETEEPEAFAATEAILCYPQYWVWRFSGRKLAEWSYLGAHSQLWAPLKRDYSSLVERLGWRDRFPAIAPAGAVVGETKVTLADGSSRAIAVHNGVHDSNAALAYYRMTGLSDFTLVSTGTWVIIINLDCPLGALDQERDMIANVTVNGEPAPSLRFMGGREYDLISENWNKPISQTAVERVMERGVFALPSWAAGGPFPETKGHIVGGEVSGEERAAVAALYVAMMTDLSLDLIQSENLLVLDGGLAKIDLFTTMLAQLRPTQSVVRSMMSEGSATGAAALAFKALGLKPFKDETVPVTAGHVPGLEAYRTRWRELADGARAAARSAMTEAKEASR; encoded by the coding sequence ATGAGCGGCGCGCTGGCAGTCTTCGATCTCGGCAAGACGAACTCCAAGCTGTTCGTGTTCTCACCCGACGGTACGTTGCTCGACGAGCGGCGCACCAAGCCGGTATGGCAGGATTTTCGCGGGCGGAGCGTGCTCGACGGCGATCGTCTCTTCGCCTGGATGGGCCACGAACTGGCCGATGTCGCTGCGGCCCATGACGTGACGCGGCTGATGATCTCGGCCCATGGCTGTGCCTTTGCGCTGGTGCGCGGCGACGAGCTGCTGCATCCGATCCTTGACTACGAGCAGGAAATCCCCGGCAGCGTGGCCGATGTGATCGATCCGATCCTGCCCGACTTCTCCGAGACCTACACGCCGTGGCTGCCGCTGGGCTTCTCCATTGCCCGCCACATCTACTGGCTGGAAACAGAAGAGCCGGAGGCATTTGCCGCGACCGAGGCGATCCTTTGCTATCCGCAATATTGGGTCTGGCGTTTCAGTGGCCGAAAGCTTGCCGAATGGTCCTATCTCGGCGCGCACAGTCAACTCTGGGCTCCGCTCAAGCGCGACTACAGCTCGCTGGTCGAGCGGCTCGGCTGGCGCGACAGGTTCCCGGCGATCGCCCCCGCCGGTGCCGTGGTCGGCGAGACCAAGGTTACCCTCGCTGACGGCAGCAGCCGCGCCATCGCCGTCCACAACGGCGTGCACGACTCCAATGCGGCCTTGGCCTATTACCGCATGACCGGGCTGAGCGACTTCACGCTCGTCTCGACCGGCACCTGGGTCATCATCATCAATCTCGACTGTCCGCTCGGCGCGCTCGACCAGGAGCGCGACATGATTGCCAATGTCACCGTCAATGGCGAACCGGCGCCGTCGCTGCGCTTCATGGGCGGTCGCGAATACGACCTGATCAGCGAGAACTGGAACAAGCCGATCTCGCAGACCGCAGTCGAGCGCGTGATGGAACGCGGTGTCTTCGCCTTGCCGTCATGGGCGGCCGGCGGACCTTTCCCCGAGACGAAAGGACATATCGTCGGCGGCGAGGTCAGCGGCGAGGAACGGGCTGCAGTCGCCGCACTCTACGTCGCCATGATGACCGACCTGTCGCTCGACCTGATCCAGTCGGAGAACCTCCTGGTGCTGGATGGCGGGCTGGCGAAGATCGACCTGTTCACGACGATGCTGGCACAGCTTCGCCCGACACAATCGGTCGTGCGCTCGATGATGAGCGAAGGCTCGGCTACAGGTGCTGCCGCATTGGCCTTCAAGGCGCTTGGCCTGAAACCATTCAAGGACGAGACGGTTCCTGTCACCGCAGGCCACGTTCCCGGCCTCGAAGCGTACCGTACCCGCTGGCGCGAACTGGCCGACGGCGCCCGCGCCGCAGCAAGGTCCGCTATGACCGAAGCGAAGGAGGCGAGCCGATGA
- a CDS encoding sugar ABC transporter ATP-binding protein: MSSSTAYVSLAGMSKSFGGVKVLKEVNFDVRPGEVHALLGENGAGKSTLIKMMSGLYTPDAGIITVDGRDVKFSSTRDAAAVGIATVYQELLLFPELSVAENVFLGNYPRTSAGIIDWAEVRRRTRDLLDQLDTYDLDVDTKVLSLSVAQRQRVEIAKALSKNARILIMDEPTASLVESDVQRLMAVVRQLRERGVGIVYVSHRMPEIFALADRVTVLRDGAHVATRDIDDVDENQLVSMMVGRSIESLFPKADAAIGDTVLRVKNLNHGRHVRDISFELRRGEILGIAGLVGSGRTELALTLFGMTPATSGEIVMEGKVVRIGSPRQARDLGIAYVPEDRGQQGLVKAMAIRKNVSMATIERLSSGIFIKAGEEAQRAIDAVKRLSIRCRNIGQPVGELSGGNQQKVVIAKWLETMPKVLILDEPTRGVDVGAKAEIHTIMGELVRQGVAIIMISSELPEVLGMSDRVLVISGGRITGEIDRADATPERVGAAMTAHRSGEAA, from the coding sequence ATGAGCAGTTCGACCGCCTATGTCAGCCTCGCCGGCATGTCGAAATCCTTCGGCGGCGTGAAGGTGCTGAAGGAAGTGAACTTCGACGTCCGCCCCGGCGAGGTGCATGCGCTGTTGGGCGAGAACGGCGCCGGCAAGTCGACGCTGATCAAGATGATGTCCGGCCTCTACACGCCTGACGCCGGCATCATCACGGTCGATGGCAGGGACGTGAAATTCTCTTCGACCCGCGACGCCGCTGCGGTTGGCATCGCCACCGTCTACCAGGAACTGCTGCTTTTCCCCGAACTTTCGGTCGCCGAAAACGTCTTTCTCGGCAACTACCCGCGCACGTCCGCAGGCATCATCGACTGGGCCGAGGTGCGGCGGCGTACCCGCGACCTGCTTGACCAGCTCGACACCTATGACCTTGACGTCGACACCAAGGTGCTGAGCCTGTCGGTAGCCCAGCGCCAGCGCGTCGAGATCGCCAAGGCGTTGAGCAAGAACGCCCGCATCCTGATCATGGACGAGCCGACTGCCTCGCTGGTCGAGTCCGATGTGCAGCGGCTCATGGCCGTCGTCAGGCAACTGCGCGAGCGTGGCGTCGGCATCGTCTATGTCAGCCATCGCATGCCCGAGATCTTCGCGTTGGCCGATCGCGTTACGGTGCTGCGCGACGGCGCCCATGTCGCGACCAGGGATATCGACGACGTCGACGAGAACCAACTGGTGTCGATGATGGTCGGCCGCTCGATCGAAAGCCTGTTTCCGAAGGCCGACGCCGCCATCGGCGACACCGTGCTTCGGGTGAAGAACCTCAATCATGGCCGCCACGTGCGCGACATCTCCTTCGAGCTGAGGCGCGGCGAAATCCTCGGCATTGCCGGCCTCGTCGGCAGCGGCCGCACCGAACTGGCGCTGACCCTGTTTGGAATGACGCCGGCAACTTCAGGCGAGATCGTCATGGAAGGCAAGGTGGTGCGCATCGGATCGCCACGCCAGGCGCGCGATCTTGGCATCGCCTATGTTCCCGAGGATCGCGGCCAGCAGGGCCTGGTGAAGGCAATGGCCATCCGCAAGAACGTGTCTATGGCGACCATCGAGCGGCTGTCGTCCGGCATTTTCATCAAGGCCGGCGAGGAAGCGCAGCGTGCCATCGATGCGGTCAAACGGCTCAGCATCCGCTGCCGCAACATCGGCCAGCCGGTCGGCGAACTCTCGGGCGGCAACCAGCAGAAAGTGGTCATCGCCAAATGGCTGGAGACCATGCCCAAGGTGCTGATCCTCGACGAGCCGACGCGCGGCGTCGACGTCGGCGCCAAGGCCGAGATCCACACCATCATGGGAGAACTCGTGAGGCAGGGCGTGGCCATCATCATGATTTCGAGCGAACTGCCGGAGGTGCTTGGCATGAGCGATCGCGTGCTGGTGATCAGCGGCGGCCGCATCACCGGCGAGATCGACCGGGCCGACGCCACGCCCGAACGCGTCGGCGCCGCTATGACCGCGCATCGCAGTGGGGAGGCCGCATGA
- a CDS encoding ABC transporter permease, whose translation MMTTTVEATARSRPTPQRPGFFKRLFADYGQEIVVLAAIVVLFAVVTMVNPRFISANNLTTIFSGNAYIAVAAIGMAMVIVTGNIDVSVGALIGVLATISGSLAVAGYPIWFAWLAPVVVGMAVNAIIGILVAYARIPSIVVTLGALSILRGGLISVTGGTWITDLPPAYLIAQKQVFGLPVPLVFMVVLTVLAALWMRYTAFGRSLYAIGGNAEAALATGIPIARRTVAVFVIHGAFAGLATILFATQLQVIQSTVPPNLELTVITAAVIGGVSILGGSGTVIGSTLATILFATIGSALIFVNVSAYWLRAVIGLLILATVLADMLRRRGRS comes from the coding sequence ATGATGACGACGACAGTCGAAGCGACCGCCCGCTCGCGCCCCACTCCCCAGCGACCCGGCTTCTTCAAGCGGCTTTTCGCCGACTACGGCCAGGAGATCGTGGTGCTTGCCGCCATCGTTGTCCTGTTCGCCGTGGTGACGATGGTCAATCCGCGCTTCATCAGCGCCAACAACCTGACCACGATCTTCTCTGGAAATGCCTATATCGCGGTGGCCGCCATCGGCATGGCGATGGTCATCGTCACCGGCAACATCGACGTTTCGGTTGGCGCACTGATCGGCGTGCTGGCGACGATCTCGGGCTCGCTTGCCGTTGCTGGCTACCCGATCTGGTTCGCCTGGCTGGCGCCGGTGGTTGTCGGTATGGCGGTCAACGCGATCATCGGCATCCTCGTCGCTTATGCCCGCATACCATCCATCGTCGTGACGCTCGGCGCGCTCTCCATCCTGCGCGGCGGCCTGATCAGTGTCACCGGTGGCACCTGGATCACCGATCTGCCGCCCGCCTACCTGATCGCCCAGAAGCAAGTGTTCGGCCTGCCGGTACCGCTCGTCTTCATGGTCGTTCTGACAGTGCTTGCAGCACTGTGGATGCGCTACACCGCCTTCGGCCGCTCGCTCTATGCCATCGGCGGCAATGCCGAGGCAGCCCTTGCCACCGGCATCCCGATTGCGCGCCGCACCGTCGCCGTCTTCGTCATCCACGGTGCCTTTGCCGGCCTCGCCACGATCCTGTTCGCCACGCAGCTGCAGGTCATCCAGTCGACCGTGCCGCCAAATCTCGAACTGACGGTGATCACCGCGGCCGTCATCGGCGGCGTGTCGATCCTTGGCGGCTCGGGCACGGTCATTGGTTCGACACTGGCGACCATCCTGTTCGCCACCATCGGATCGGCTTTGATCTTCGTCAACGTCTCGGCCTACTGGCTGCGCGCCGTGATCGGCCTGCTGATCCTGGCGACTGTGCTGGCCGACATGCTGCGCCGGCGCGGCAGAAGCTGA
- a CDS encoding ABC transporter permease, whose protein sequence is MKLKSLIRHETFLALLLVVVLIVLSFQSDRFFTVDNLLNQGRLMTEIGLIAIAMTFVIATGGIDLSVGSILGLTAILTGVFWQNVGLPLPVAATAAIAAGTFAGFVNGVIITRFRVPPLIATLATLALYRGLAEGISQARSVRGYPEWFYVLGQKDVLGVPTQLWILLFAALVASIILAYTTWGRTVYAVGSNEVASRFSGLSVEKTKLALYTASGFAAAVAAVIFVSRVSTTRSDMGTGIELDAITAVVLGGTSIFGGRGTIIGTIIGLCLIQALKNGLSLAGIKGDGTIMLIGAVLILAILASNLFERSGTRT, encoded by the coding sequence ATGAAGCTGAAATCCCTCATCCGCCACGAGACCTTCCTGGCCCTGCTGCTGGTGGTCGTCCTGATCGTCTTGTCGTTCCAGTCGGACCGCTTCTTTACCGTCGACAACCTGCTCAACCAGGGTCGACTGATGACCGAGATCGGGCTGATCGCGATTGCCATGACCTTCGTCATCGCAACCGGCGGCATCGACCTGTCGGTCGGCTCGATCCTTGGCCTGACCGCCATTCTGACGGGTGTGTTCTGGCAGAATGTCGGCCTGCCACTGCCGGTGGCCGCAACCGCAGCGATCGCTGCCGGCACCTTCGCCGGCTTCGTCAACGGCGTCATCATCACGCGCTTCCGCGTGCCGCCGCTGATCGCCACGCTGGCGACGCTGGCACTCTATCGCGGCCTGGCCGAAGGCATCAGCCAGGCGCGTTCGGTGCGCGGCTATCCTGAATGGTTCTACGTGCTGGGCCAGAAGGACGTGCTCGGCGTGCCGACGCAGCTCTGGATCCTGCTGTTCGCGGCCCTCGTTGCCTCGATCATCCTCGCCTACACCACCTGGGGTCGCACGGTCTATGCCGTCGGTTCCAACGAGGTCGCCAGCCGCTTCTCCGGCCTGTCGGTCGAGAAGACCAAGCTCGCACTCTACACTGCCTCGGGTTTTGCCGCCGCGGTTGCCGCCGTCATCTTCGTGTCGCGCGTTTCCACGACGCGCTCCGACATGGGCACCGGTATCGAGCTCGACGCCATCACCGCAGTGGTCCTCGGCGGCACCTCGATCTTCGGCGGCCGCGGCACCATCATCGGCACCATCATCGGCCTTTGCCTGATCCAGGCGCTTAAGAACGGTCTGTCGCTTGCGGGCATCAAGGGCGACGGAACGATCATGCTGATCGGCGCGGTCCTTATTCTGGCGATCCTCGCCAGCAACCTCTTCGAGAGGAGCGGCACTCGAACCTAG
- a CDS encoding substrate-binding domain-containing protein, producing MRNVVLSALLALSFSTSLSNAQSVWTGGDDLPTNPLACDATPATAAAKPYDGGQPTNAPDRKGKTIKVVDVPKLVGIGYFNATSKGIADAAKEMGSMDAKTDGPSKANIDDQITLIDNYITSGVDGILFAANDPVAIAPVLKKALGAGINVVGYDANSSPDARQWFVNQAEFNGIAKAMVDSMAAEIGAEGAFAIVTSTFTTPNQARWIAEMQAYQAKCHPKMKWLETVEAQEDNILSFNQSNTLINKYGDELKGIFGMTSVATPAAADAVTQAKKCGSVAVVGLATPNAMKPYVGAGCVKSVVLWNPVDLGYAAAYVLRATADGTLAPGATSVKAGKLGDLSVINGSEILLGAPTVFNKDNIGNFDF from the coding sequence ATGCGTAACGTAGTACTTTCCGCGCTCTTGGCCTTGTCCTTCTCGACAAGCCTCAGCAACGCCCAGTCCGTCTGGACGGGCGGCGACGACCTGCCCACCAACCCGTTGGCCTGCGACGCCACGCCGGCGACTGCTGCTGCCAAGCCTTATGATGGCGGCCAGCCGACCAATGCGCCCGACCGCAAAGGCAAGACGATCAAGGTCGTCGACGTGCCGAAGCTGGTCGGCATCGGCTACTTCAACGCCACGTCCAAGGGCATCGCCGACGCGGCCAAGGAAATGGGCTCGATGGACGCCAAGACCGACGGTCCGTCCAAGGCCAACATCGACGACCAGATCACGCTGATCGACAACTACATCACTTCTGGCGTCGACGGCATCCTGTTCGCCGCCAATGACCCGGTCGCCATTGCGCCCGTGCTGAAGAAGGCGCTCGGTGCCGGTATCAACGTCGTCGGCTACGACGCCAACTCGTCGCCGGATGCCCGCCAGTGGTTCGTCAACCAGGCCGAGTTCAACGGCATCGCCAAGGCCATGGTCGACTCGATGGCGGCCGAGATCGGCGCCGAGGGCGCTTTTGCCATCGTCACCTCGACCTTCACCACGCCGAACCAGGCACGCTGGATCGCCGAGATGCAGGCCTACCAGGCCAAGTGCCATCCGAAGATGAAGTGGCTCGAGACGGTCGAGGCGCAGGAAGACAACATCCTGTCCTTCAACCAGTCGAACACGCTCATCAACAAGTACGGCGACGAGCTCAAGGGCATCTTCGGCATGACCAGCGTGGCGACGCCGGCCGCTGCGGACGCCGTGACCCAGGCCAAGAAGTGCGGCAGCGTCGCCGTCGTTGGCCTCGCCACGCCGAATGCGATGAAGCCCTATGTCGGCGCAGGTTGCGTCAAGTCGGTTGTGCTGTGGAACCCGGTCGATCTCGGCTATGCCGCTGCCTACGTGCTGCGCGCGACCGCCGACGGCACGCTGGCCCCTGGTGCCACTTCGGTGAAGGCAGGCAAGCTCGGCGACCTCTCCGTCATCAACGGCTCGGAGATCCTGCTCGGCGCGCCGACCGTCTTCAACAAGGACAACATCGGCAATTTCGACTTCTGA